TCGATACTGATGCGGCACTGCACGCGGCATTCCTCGTCCAGGGCCAGCGTGAAGGAGGGCTCGAAATTGATCGGCGTCGCGCCTGGGATCTCGCCAAATCGCTCGAAGGCTGAGTTGAGCCCCAGCGCCTCGGCGACCAGCAGATTTTGATTGCCCCGATAGGTAAAGTCGAAGCCGAAAAGCAGGTCGAGCGCTTCGCAATCAAGCGGGCTGACCGACAACATGTAAGGAGCCAATTCCAGCACCAACTCGTGCTGGGCCAGCACTTCCTCGACCGTCGTGGGGTTCACCTGGCCCGAACAAAGCCGGCGGGCTTCGACGGTACACCAGCGGTAACGGCCTCCGTCCTTATCCTCCTCGAGGACAAAATCTCCCTTATCCCGGCAGTAGAAATTGCGCATCGTCGGATACTTCTTCTGGATGCGCTCGAAGTAATGCAGAATCGTCTCGCGATTGTTCGGGAGTTCCATCTCCGTGCTGAGATTCATGTTGACGTAGAAGTCGTCGCACAGCGAGCTGTATCGATTCATGCAGGAAACGCCCTTCGAAGTTGACATCCAGCAGCGACTACGAGGTGGCAGGCAATGGTTTTGCCCGCCAGTGGCAGTATAAAATGCCTCGGTTTGGACTGTCAAAGGAGGTGTCGTATGAGCCGTGTGGGGCGTCGAAATGGCCGTGTCAAACGAAAACCCACGACCCAGCGAGCACGAACCGTCGTTGACGCGCCCCCCGCGACAGTGAATGTCTTTCCCAGTTCTTTAGGGTGGATTGCTGTCGTTACGCGCGGCGAGACGGTTGAGCAATTGGTGTTCGGCTTTGCCTCGCCGGACGAGGCCGTTCGAGCCATTGATGAGGCCGAGGTCGGAACCGCGCGCGGTACGGCTTGGAGTCGCCGACTCGCCGCGCGCTTGCAAGCCTATGCCGACGGTGGCGGCGATGATTTTCGCGATGTGAAGGTGCTTGAGGAGAGTTGGACTCCCTTTCAGCAGGATGTTTTGAAGGCCTGTCGGCGAATTCCCTACGGTCGCACGCTCGGTTATTCGGAACTGGCGGATGCCGCCGGCTATCCAAGAGCAGCCCGCGCCGTGGGCAACGTGATGGCGAACAATTGTCTGCCGTTGATCGTGCCGTGCCATCGAGTGCTGGCCGCCGGTGGACGCCTGGGGGGCTACTCGAATCGACTCGGCCTGGCGATGAAAAAGCGGTTGTTGGCCCTCGAAGCAACGAACCCAGGTCCGAAGCGCCGAGCAACGCGTCATTGATCGTGATGCCGGTGATCGTGACACCAGTGATCGATGTCGTGGTCAAAGTTCGACCAACACGGGTCGGATTACGATCAATTTGGCCTATCGGAACTGGCCGGAATCGTGGATATACCGGGCTGGAAATGGACGGCCGATTCGGTAAAGATAACGTAGGCTTTACTGCTCGCAGAGTGATCAGCCCGCGCCGTAGGGGTCCTGCCTGCCAATGCGCCACCAGCCACAATTGTGGCTGGTGTCCCGCCGGAGTTTTGTTCGATGATCTTCGCCCAGAAATGGCTTGTGGAACGTCGTGAAGACGGGGTGGTGTTGGTGCGCGTACCTTCGACGGGCACCTACGGCGGCGACCTGCCGGACGCGGTATTCTCGTTCCGCGCCGGGGATCCGCAGTACGACTTCTGGCAGCGACAATTGCGGGCTCGTGAAGAGTCACGCTCGGGCGAAGGGGCACTCGCCGGAGAAGAGTCGCACGCGGCCGACCTTGTCAGCTAAGGCCGGCAAGCGTCAATCGAAAAGACGCCGCGCCCGATTGGTAATCTGTCGTTTTCGCCGGCTAACTGTCTTTGTCGGCCATCTGGCTTTGCTAGCCAATTCTCACGGCTAGCCGACTTTCCGCACGACGCCCACGACGACACCCAGGACGCGGGCGTTTTTCACGTAGATCGGTTCCATCGAGGAATTCGCCGGCTCCAAGCGGATGCGGTTGGCCTCGGGGAACCAGCGCTTGAGCGTGGCTTCGTTTTCGTCGGTCAAGGCGACCACGATTTGGCCCCGCTGTGCGGTGTCTTGCTTGCGGATGACGACGTAATCGCCGTCGGCGATCTGGTCCTCGATCATCGAATCGCCGCGAACCTCGAGCACGTACTGGTCATCGGCGCCGAACATCTGGCTGAAATCGATGCGCTCGTCCTGGGAAACGGCCTCTTGCAAATGACCGGCCGCGATACGGCCTGCCAAGGGGAGCCCGCCACCTCCTTCGGGCGTTTCCGTGGCCAGCATGATCGCCCGCGACATGTTGGGCTCGCGATGGATCAGCCCCTTCTTTTCCAGTGCCTTGAGATGGCACATGACGCCGTTGGGGGAGCTGATTTCGAAATGGGTGCCGATCTCGCGCACCGTCGGCCCGTAGCCGCGATGCCGGATTTTCTCGCGAATGAACTGGTAGACCTCGCGTTGACGTTTTGTCAGCCGTTCCAGATCTGCCATGGCCGCTGGGTCTCGCCGTATGAGGTAGAAAGTCGATCGCGATACTCTGGAAATATAATATACGTGTGTACACAGTCAATAGCATCTGTACACATCGGCCCGCCGAACCAGCAGACTTGAATGGGATTCGGCGAGGACAAA
The Pirellulales bacterium DNA segment above includes these coding regions:
- the lexA gene encoding transcriptional repressor LexA produces the protein MADLERLTKRQREVYQFIREKIRHRGYGPTVREIGTHFEISSPNGVMCHLKALEKKGLIHREPNMSRAIMLATETPEGGGGLPLAGRIAAGHLQEAVSQDERIDFSQMFGADDQYVLEVRGDSMIEDQIADGDYVVIRKQDTAQRGQIVVALTDENEATLKRWFPEANRIRLEPANSSMEPIYVKNARVLGVVVGVVRKVG
- a CDS encoding methylated-DNA--[protein]-cysteine S-methyltransferase, with product MSRVGRRNGRVKRKPTTQRARTVVDAPPATVNVFPSSLGWIAVVTRGETVEQLVFGFASPDEAVRAIDEAEVGTARGTAWSRRLAARLQAYADGGGDDFRDVKVLEESWTPFQQDVLKACRRIPYGRTLGYSELADAAGYPRAARAVGNVMANNCLPLIVPCHRVLAAGGRLGGYSNRLGLAMKKRLLALEATNPGPKRRATRH